Within the Sarcophilus harrisii chromosome 2, mSarHar1.11, whole genome shotgun sequence genome, the region CtacaaagagataaagaattcCAGTAACCCAAAGTTGAGAGTAATCCCTTTGAGGTATAAGAGTGAGAGGTATAAATCCTCtcactgaaaacaaaaaaaatatataattctttggAAAACTAGTATTTCCAAAGAACCCAAATTGTCAGTAACTCTGTAAAGACAATGAAGACTGTGGTTGGGGTAAGCAcctatgaataataataacttattgaAAGAAGTGCCATAAAGATACCATCAGGAACATCTCCACCAATTGCAAATCCCTTATTTAGCAGACAGAAGGCAGAAAAGAAGGCAGGTCAACCacatatcaaatgagaaaaaaaagacccATAAAAATAGGCATTTCTATATACATAGttgaacagaaaaagaggatttcATATAAAactgattttgattttcttttaaatagaaaagtGACTATTATGGCCCCTATTGCCAAATGGCAACAGGGGACATTTTGACACCTATTATAAAACTGTCTCTTTTCAAAGCAGGTGAATATTTTCCTCAAGATACCATAACACAAAGATAGACAGCATAAACCTATCAATATAATCGTGGATGTTGGGACTAGAAGATGGGACTATAAAGGATTGACCCGGAGAAAGATAAAAGGTCATAATTCAATTcagcaacatttattaaaagctacTATTTGAGACACTTTTTTAGGTTCTGGAGacacaaaaaaatcaacacaaaatTGTGCTTACCCTCAATaagtttacattcttttcttttaaggatGGGATGTACTTAGATAAAAGTATGATATTTTGaagaatgaaagggaggaaagcTATCACATGATGGAGGAGATGGAGGAGATATGCTGAGGTCTTAAGAGAAGATAATTATAGACAGTCAGTCTCTAGTTTTTGCTACAATGATTTTCCAGTAAACCCCATCACTGTAGATTACACAGTACTTTTTCAgatgtaattattataatttaaggTAACATTCCTACAAATTTCGGCATAAAATAAACCATAGGCATAACAAATGACTTGGTCATTTGATTAAAAAGACTGTAATCATGGGACTTCATACTAATTTATTTTGGTAATTTGGTTATGCTATGACTTAGGTGagtaaaaatgtattatatatgttaattGTATGTCACATAGTATACTTATAGCAAGGCTTCATTACAGATTTAATGTTTAAGTTCAGCATGTAAAAATGCAGTCTTGCTATATAATAAATGTGAATAATTTAAAATCTACATGTTTGAAAAACATTGTAAGCAAagattacaataatgtaaatagaataatagccacaaaacaatcaaaagtgaatattgcaaaattataaaggacAAACATATCCAAAGAAGTCACTCAATCCCAATTACCTTGCCCAAAAAAGTGTTTACATTTCACATCTGTAACACTCTACTTCCacttaagaaaaaagattaaaaaaacaatctaGCAAGTTGTGATGGTTAAACTAAGGTGGTAGTTTTCAAAGTAGAGAGAAGGGGTCAGATATGagttgttggaatcctagtgtcagctcaacttgaaacaaggtgaaaactcaagggtgatgtcagggtcctggtgttaactcaatagaattgatacagtgcttgttggttcacaccttagagtgaatccttgcagggtgatgggttgctaatactgatagacaataatgcttgtgttcacacctttagagagctcatagaagcaagaaatatttaagtactcattggagttcacacggtttagtatgagatatccgaatttacacctcccttaagtcctgcctccagaaggaggagttaacctttgggagatcatatatatggaggaaactctttccaccttggtgctgactggagtcTGAAGGagaaacctttggatttggagacattcggagggagcaaTACGTGCAGGCGTCTTCCCTCCTAGCTTCTCTTCCCGTTGAGTCACTGCGCTGTGAGCCCTGTTCGGGCGATTTTTACCTACTGAAACCTGGGGAGAGCCGAGAGACTGAGGCAGGCGTTCCAATTAGAACGCTGGGGCAAAGTAGAGACTTCTTTCAAGGCTGCAGCTTTCCAAACAGAGAGAAAAATCGCCTGTAGTTTGAGGGCCAGCTACAGGCAGGGGGAGAGGAACGCTTTCCCACAGACGGATCAGCTTTTTGCAGCCCTTCTTGAGCAAGGGCGAAGAATAGAGATAACTGGGACCGAAAAAATGAATCGGAATTTTAATAAATCTCAGAGTCTGCGGTTTTTTGATTGCAATGCAGTGGAAGTCAAGAGTAAGTTTGGGGCTGAGTTTCGAAGATTTTCTCTGGACCGTTACAAACCTGGAAAGTTTGAAGATTTCTACAAGCTTATCCTTCACATCCATCACATCTCGAACATGGACGTGATGATTGGGTATGCTGATGTGCACGGTGACCTACTGCCCATCAATAATGATGACAATTTCTTCAAGGCTGTCTCAAGTGCAAATACATTGCTCAGAGTCTTCATTCAAAGACAAGGTGGCTGTTCTACCCTTGCCCCATGTTGGTTAGAAGAAGTAGACTTCTGTAACTTTGGGACCAGCACATTAGCTAGGAAGAAGAAGGTCCTGAAGAAGAAGATCCTGGTTACCCTTCGTAACAATAACCTCCGCCGGCGTCCTCACCTCAACATCAGCATGCCCCATGACTTCCGACCGGTATCTTCTATCATTGATGTGGACAACCTTCCTGAAACCCACAGGAGGGTCCGGCTGTACCGGCAGGCGTGTGAAAAACCCTTTGGGTTTTATATCCGTGATGGGACCAGTGTGCGGGTGACGTCCCAAGGCCTTGAGAAAGTCCCGGGCATCTTCATTTCCCGCATGGTCCCTGGAGGCCTTGCTGAGAGTACAGGGCTACTGGCTGTGAATGATGAAGTCTTAGAAGTGAATGGGATTGAAGTGGCTGGCAAAACCCTTGACCAGGTCACAGACATGATGATTGCCAACAGCTATAATCTCATTATTACTGTTAAACTAGCCAACCAAAGGAACAATATTATTCGTCGCAGCTGGATGTCTGGTAGCTCGGGTCAGTCAACTGACAGTACAGTCAGTCACTAGCCGTCGAGTGGAGGCCATCCATGGCACCAGAGTGCAGGCTGTCTGTGGCACCGGATGTGATACTTAAGATGTTTCCAGGACTTCCACTTTGAAATGTTTAATAGGCAGTAGGTGACACGCAAATACAGTAGAGACTGGGGATACATTTCTATATCTGTGGGTTGTCTACATTAAAGATGATGTGGGATATGTTTCTATATCTGTGGGTTGTCTACATTAAAGATGATGTGGGATACATTTCTATATCTGTGGGTTGTCTACATTAAAGATGATGTGGGATACATTTCTATATCTGTGGGTTGTCTACATTAAAGATGATGTTTAAACCAATAGAATCTGATGAAGTTACTGAGAAAGTGGAGAAATttggttcttaactttttgtatatataatgtatatatatttgtatatataatggaCACTTTTGCCAGTCTGATCAAGCCTATAGATTCttctaataatgtttttaaatgcataaagtaaaatttaaaggattacaaaggaaactaaattttaaagatttattttatccCATCTGAACTGCTGGACTCTCACTGATTCCAATTTAAGAACTACTGTGcaggggcaactaagtggtgcaatggatagagcattgatcCTGTCAGGAAGAGAgggttaaaatctggtctcagacacttaatatgtgATCTCGTATCTATGGACATCTACTTTTGGGGTTCATTTGAATGATAAATCagcaaagaaaatggagaaggatTTGTCAGATAGGTGAGAGTAGAACAAATTAAGATAGGGATAGGATCATCATATTAACTTCAGGACAAGGAGAGGAactgatttgtgattttttttttgttttattcacaatatttgtttttatagtaCAAACATTTGCAGATCATTCCCTATTTTCTGAGAGGTCTATTGAAGTAAGATAAAGTTGCTATTAAACTAACAAAAACAGTGATTGCATCACAAAGCATATACATTTCAAACTGGCcttgacctgaattcaaatttgatatcAGACACTCCACACTTACTAATCATGGGgttttggagaagtcacttaacccccattgccttgAAATGGGCCAGAAAAAAGTGTACATTTCACTTCTGTAACACCTTCCCTCTGCTTAAAAAAATGGCAgaactttattttctctccctcccatctcctatcccattaggaaaaaagaaaatataaattgaataatggataatatatatatatatatattatatactataataaatactattcatACATATTCTGGAATCATGGTCACAGGAACCATTggcagttttctttaattatgtcttgccactggattcctGTTCtggagagagtaaggctgatgactttgcactgctctgcctttttaaaatccaattaacttgcaaatcaagacatctctctcttgatgtcattggtctATTTTGAGAATAATGTATAAGCAATAACACTCTAGAATCAGGATGATAATTCTTAACGTTTTCATAGTTATTTTAGTATAAtactgttattgtataaatttattttcctgacCTGTGGTTTCATTGCTACAGGGAACTCCCAAATATGGGAACTCCTTTTACAAATTCAGGTCACCATTGTCTGCaaataatctgaaaattatttgggATGTTAAGACAAAATTTAGCCAATGTCACAGAAGTAgtagttcagttttggacatactgagtttgagatatctatagAATATCTAGCTCATAGGTTGTTGGTTATGGGACTTGAAATggaggttttcttgattctgagaTCAATTCTTTATCTACTGGTCTCAAAAGTTTTGAGGAAAAGTTGGAGCACAACTCAAgctagaggaggagaaaggacttAATTTGGAGGAGGAAAGATATTGAAGACAAGTTCCTGAAGAAACAATTTCAGGTGGTTGAGAATTGGTGAGGCAAGGTAAGCAAGAAAATGTCCTAGCATGGATCTAAGAAAGAACCTCCTCAGAGATCTAGCTAGCCTCTCCTTTACAAGATAGATAAGGACATGGAGGTGCTGAGATGTTAAAATACCATGTCCATGGTCCAAAGGGCAATAAATATGGGAAGTGTAATTTGAGTCAACATTCTTTGGTTCCAAAAGCCAGAGTTCTTTCAATGTATATACAgttttcagaaaacaaaagaatagttTTTGtgagaaaagggaatgaaaagTAGGTGTGGCTGTCAAACTGTgaagattaaaagaaaacaaagtcagtTTGGGTGGGGTTTTCAAGTTGttaaaaagtgataaaagagTTTAAGAGTGTAAAGAGGTGATTACAGAAAGGTGTCAAAGTTTTAGGAAGTGCCTACAAATATGTTGTAAACTTTTACCAGCAATATAAATGACTAGTTATAACATCTCAAACTGTATAGAGTGCCAGGGAAAGTTTTACAGTAACTACATTAAATTTATGATGGTGATGTTTCCCTTGGTGACTGCTGTCTTGGATCAATATTCAGTTTCATCTCTCCTCCCAGAAGAGGTGAACTCGAGATTATTAGGAACAATGAAATGCtccttaaaacacacacacacacacacacacacacacacacacacacacacacaccccaggaTGTAGATTAGGACGCTGAACCACAATTTTCAACAATTCTTTGCCCTGCATGGCAACTGAGCACTATATTTATTTGCTGTCTTTTGAGTGAACTTATGAAGTCAGGGTAATCATAATATTATTACCATATATTAGTATTCCCCTTTCCCCACTgggcttttctgtattcattctgGGTAACCACATGCACAGTTCCATCAAAGCTTTAGGAACTCCCTATTTTAGCAAACTCCTCCTGTAACTTCAAAATCTATATATCTTGTGTTGTTATTAGATTCCCTAAATATCTTTGTCTTGCTTTGCTGGGCTGTTAACTTCCAAAAAGGAGCAGTCTGCTCTGAGTATATGATTCTCAATAAATCTTAATACATGCCTTTACCTAATTTGGAGGTGGCCTGAGTCCTGAATTTTTTCAAAGATGACATTGCAGATTATTTGCTTGAATCCCAACAATATGTCACTCAGCTGTCTTTAATGCATTTAAGTCACCTAGTTCAGATAAACTATCTCCTTAAGTGAAGAGAAAAACTTGCAGATGTGATTGTTGGAATTTCAAATCACTATAAGTGATTTTGAAAGATtgtcagaaagacagaaatataatGGGACATGAAAAGGGCAAATGTTGtcctaattaaatttttttttttaaagggaagaaaaaagaacctgCTAATCATAGGTCAATGAGTTTGACAATGACTCATGGAAAAATTGTAGAATACTTGATAAAGAAGATGGTTGGTGAATAGTTAGGAAAAGAAGTAGTGATCATGAGCCAGAAGGGCTTCTTCAAGAACAAGGCAtgccattttaatcttattttcttttttttttttcatttttgataagcTTGCTAAACTAGTAGATCAGTTTCTCTGATTTTTGGAAAGTGCTTGGTGAAGTATGTCACCTTCTTCTTGGGAAAAGATAGATACATGTGGAATAGATGATGGTATAATTGAGTGAGTTTGGAAATCAACAAATGGCCTGATTCAAAGAGTAATCATTAATGATTTAATGTCAACTTGGAAGGAGAATTCTAGTGGATTTCCTCAAAAATCTGTCCTaacaatgtttttttcctttttttatgataaaGGCACAGATGACGTGATTATCAAATTTTAAGATGATACAAAGCTGGAAGGTGTTTCTAAGACTTTGGATGATAGTCAAGACCTCAAAATATCTTGTCAGTTTAGAACCCAGGGGTGAATTTAATGAGATTAAATGGTATTGGCATCCAAGTTAGGTGGTATTCTGAttagaatgctaggcctggaatAAGGCCTcgaattcaaatcttccctcaaacctttgctagctgtgtgaccttggataaccTCTTTCAACTCTactttcctcatcaataaaatgggaataataataatattaatgccTTTGGGACAGTTAAGTGATGCCATAGTGCATACAATGCCTGGCTTgaactcttcctgagttcaaatatggcctgacactaattttgtgatttttggtCAATTCACAACccgatttgcctcagtttcttcacctgtaaaaatgaactggaaaaggaaatggcaaaactattcccttagttttgccaagaaaaccccaacatggggtcacaaagagttagatataaTTGAACAATAGCAAAAAGTCATGGTATACACTGCCTTGATGAGATAAATTCTAAAGTACTTTGCTCAGGTCTGATCACcaaattttagaaaggacatcAATGAGCTAGAGTGTATCAAGGAGAAGATGACCAGGGCATTGAAGATCCTCAAGCATTCAAATAATTAGAGCCATTCCAAAGATGATAATGGACTGAGTCCAGATAACAATCACCTTGGTTCATTTTAGTGAGGATTCTTTTGGAGAAGAGTTGGTTGAGATGACCATTGAAGGactctttcaactctgaaattctgtgattcttactATACTAACATTTAAACTTCTTTCAGAGATACAGAAGAATAAAGGAGACAAATGATAAGGGATGGATTCTACCATCCCAAAAGTCCTAGTGGTAAATGATTGGAAAACTGGAATTTCCAATCTGGGAATGTTTATAAGCTTTTTGAAGAGCAATGAACCCCagggttttaaaatttaatttgttaaCACCAGCTGACTGGTAccacctttttttctccccctctgaCTGTTTCCCTGAGTCATTTATCAGCAGCATGGTGCGGTGCCTGCAGAAAGTGCCAAGTGAGTGGGAAAGGCATGGCCAAATGAAGTCAAGGTGCTGATTACACAGCTTTGAATGAACAGAGCTGTGAAATGTAAGCCTTGAAAAGCTAGGGATCTTCTATAATTAAATAAACCAAGTCTAACCATTGTCAAGACTAGGAAACTGAGTCTCCACTTCAAAGTGAAGTCTATTGAGGTTCATAAAACAGAAGCCCATATCTCAAATCTCCTTGAGGAAGAGATAAAATTTATCAGATAGAAGCATTTAAAAGGAGCTACTGTGAAGTGGAGGTGGTGAGAAATCTGCTCACTTGCTCCTGTTAAAGAGAAAACTCATTAGTTGAGAAAGGAGATGGAAGATTGGAGACTGGTGAGAAACGGGAAAATACAAGCATCTAACTATTCAAGCATTTTCTGATTTAGTGCCACAATTACCATTTTCCCAGCATGGGAAATATACATAGTAATATGGCAAAATTTTCAACAACTTGCTTAGCTGGCTTAAGATAATATATCCTTAAGGATATATTATCTGGTGTGCCAGATTATTAGCTTCTATCTGATAAATTTTATCTCTTCCTCAGGGAGATTTGAGATATGGGCCTCTGTTTTATGGACCTCAAtagacctggagtctggaagacatcttcctgaattcatttGGTCTCACTCAtatagtagctatgtgactctgaacaagtcacttaactttgattgcctcaataacaacaataaaaaagtatgGATTGAGAAGTGCAGCAAATCATTAGTTTAGAATTACTTTctgtccttttcctcctcttcctcctcctctttctcctcttcctcctccttcttctctttcttcaccttttcctctcttccttgtcctcctcttcctctttctcctcctcctttgcaagtattcacttttattatttatgctgtatatatgtatatttatatatgtatacatacatatacatatatacctacatctttctcccattagaatatatgcttcttttaattttttaaaagtgctttatttcaaaaacatatgcatggacaatttttcaatatttacccttgaaaaaccttgtgttctaattttcctccctttccctcactccctcccccagatggctagtaatccaatatatgttaaacatggtacaaatatatgttaaatctaatatatgcaaacatatttatataattatcttgctgcataagaaaaatcagatcaaaaatgagaaagaaaataaaatgtaagctaacaacaaaaagagtaaaaatgctatgttgtgatccacgctcagttcccacagttctctctctccatcacaagtctattggaattggcctgaataatctcattgctgaaaagagccatatccatcagaactgatcattgtataatcttgctgttgccatgtataatgatctcctggttctactcacttcactcagcatcagttcatgtaagtctttccaggcttctctgaaatcatgctgctgattatttcttatagtacaataatatgcATCTTGAGAACAGGGATGGACAGTTTTCTTCTGTGTTCTTATATGTATAGTATCCGAAACTACCTGAAAcacagtagatgctaaataaatggttgttgattgattgattgtacaAGCAATTAACTCTGA harbors:
- the LOC116421100 gene encoding partitioning defective 6 homolog gamma-like encodes the protein MNRNFNKSQSLRFFDCNAVEVKSKFGAEFRRFSLDRYKPGKFEDFYKLILHIHHISNMDVMIGYADVHGDLLPINNDDNFFKAVSSANTLLRVFIQRQEEVDFCNFGTSTLARKKKVLKKKILVTLRNNNLRRRPHLNISMPHDFRPVSSIIDVDNLPETHRRVRLYRQACEKPFGFYIRDGTSVRVTSQGLEKVPGIFISRMVPGGLAESTGLLAVNDEVLEVNGIEVAGKTLDQVTDMMIANSYNLIITVKLANQRNNIIRRSWMSGSSGQSTDSTVSH